The following coding sequences lie in one Syngnathoides biaculeatus isolate LvHL_M chromosome 16, ASM1980259v1, whole genome shotgun sequence genomic window:
- the ppl gene encoding periplakin, with amino-acid sequence MKKRSKSSIVTPVKQTVSSTELTALIEKLQKNADKVEKNIYDVEQNLNKDVSKINEGKQPLYQEDTNKRLLNSLDLLVGLDEDAVNAKRLQHPQAEMIEQDMKQLRERVMKLREDHDRIYQLIRTEGVPTINWGNMMDEKLDILSNKGFGQDLPSVENDVEEHNIFHSEVEALAPHISAGGDKEYVSGLQMKYNKLLALSSDRQRHLRSLRDYMQRCTNELYWMDQQAEERINYDWSDSNLDYPARQRQYETFISKCLESKEGTITKLNEDGEKLISSKHPGSNVIEAHMEAVHADWKEYLNLLICEENHLKHMDEYHKYHKEARDTQDLLKRLDMDIKQKYNPEFKDVYQMEGLIRELDDQAKAMDHLDERVKSLQKRGVQVLPLKYRRETPQKILPVESLCDFDSDEGQIVRGNRYTLLRNNGTKWDVKDAAGQKISAPAICFIIPPTDTEAVAIADSLAGQQNSLKQKMGDSKAALLKRFDELKKSSGGADKQEQQCRQMMAGLDKVASDLDKQERAIQARLRPPLELKKPLQDSGDRLQDLRDIDIAVHRIEPEKTSRVQEAKNFLVSNPTCPSAPHLHSKADEVNKKYNYLEQLLQCSQEKMKNSNQLEASLQNGNALLSNYENRLAREDVAPSDISSLEKIQRELGDIGSDLRSKRAVINETEQNLRSAKNSVDQMAIKFQEHCPDIERQESDVQKLNKRFNILNNQLDTRSQSLQRAKMSYGNYRNDYNNMNNWLSRIPNYEPSETDDIKQLETKLKNQRNLLSDIARKESDMNNLSKNGRLYQQAIKDYESETEKFRSILDLDDGLVPQTYKRSRMESPALAVKAEEAAIEAKYTEVNALNKQRLQNLEFTHSLLNQQPDIPMIQSTNVQSVNAAAPGGELWRIRKQFQDEIQRREQLEKEIELIQTEIYVLEGQKPQDTIVKKELIKKVPDPQLDEELYKVQQKLSEERRITHGLENDLEVLKLKLRGLETEVKEGAQQYMVKEVLRIERDRGQEEEMRKLREELDELRRQKLIKDNEFIQIQKQVTILAEEKNKEQEVIKEEEVIKVQNDPQLETEYRVILNRKQKETDGRKQLEDELKFLQEKLRRLEKEKSMAEEKISIKEVLKVEKDVALEREVENLRRQYEDEKTKRRSSQREKNDLQRKIASLEEEKSKVVIQEKMREIVRPDPKAENEVANLRLELVEQQRRYKDAELQFRSLQDELTMLKNRGPQVEIKEIIKEVIKYKTDPQTERELERLRNEIVDKTHQTEKSEMEIRQLNDEIQRWKDMKPQVQTKEVVNEVLQYREDPKTKEEVEILKRKLADEQSKRLDLEREKSSQEEKIRLRKINLSQVREKFVQQEVVKMEEDALLRSECETFVQNINNEQRQKDTLKAELYQLQRLKADLDMQLEELERERRARREAELEIQRLRVRLTELEMRDKENREKVTVKQKVVLQQDPQQEKEHSILKLQLDEERHKRVLLEKELNALIQQQVTLEKMDVKERIVRTEKVQVEKDPEAELEIENLKRTLEEEKRRKRDLDQELVTVTSRLSEMEFSNTKSSKELDYIREESNRLQHENQRLQNEIRKLRSEIEITSKETQLITESAPREDGKNLELRLDSLQRELAELRGITIKKDEEIERLQKNLSAVRMKREQRESHLRRSIVVIDPDTGKEMRPEEAFKLGLIDWKMFVNLQSQECDWEEITVKGPKGESSVLHDRKSGKKFSIDDALSLGHITNHQLQQYMNKQLTIQEFGALVSGKSK; translated from the exons ATgaaaaaaaggagcaaaagTTCCATCGTTACTCCGGTCAAGCAAAC AGTTTCTTCCACAGAACTGACAGCTCTGATCGAGAAGCTGCAAAAGAATGCAGATAAAGTGGAGAAGAACATCTACGATGTCGAGCAGAACCTCAACAAG GATGTAAGTAAGATCAATGAGGGCAAGCAACCACTGTATCAGGAGGACACCAACAAGCGACTCCTCAATTCTCTGGACCTCCTTGTTGGCCTGGATGAGGATGCTGTCAACGCCAAGCGCCTTCAGCATCCTCAGGCAGAGATGATTGAACAAGA CATGAAGCAACTGCGTGAGAGAGTGATGAAGCTGAGGGAGGACCATGATCGCATCTACCAACTCATCCGCACAGAGGGTGTGCCCACCATCAACTGGGGCAACATGATGGATGAGAAGCTG GACATTCTGAGCAACAAGGGCTTTGGCCAGGACTTGCCATCTGTGGAGAATGACGTGGAGGAGCATAACATCTTCCATAGTGAGGTGGAGGCTTTGGCTCCTCACATTTCTGCCGGTGGTGACAAG GAATATGTCAGTGGCCTCCAGATGAAGTACAACAAACTGTTG GCCCTTTCGAGCGATCGTCAGCGCCACTTGCGGAGTCTGCGTGACTACATGCAGCGCTGCACCAATGAGCTTTACTGGATGGACCAGCAGGCTGAGGAGAGAATCAACTATGACTGGAGTGACAGCAACCTGGACTACCCTGCCCGCCAGAGGCAATATGAG ACCTTCATCAGCAAATGTCTGGAGTCCAAGGAGGGGACAATCACCAAGCTCAATGAAGATGGAGAAAAGCTGATTTCTTCAAAGCATCCAGGGTCAAACGTTATTGAG GCTCATATGGAGGCTGTGCATGCTGACTGGAAGGAGTACCTAAATCTGCTGATCTGTGAGGAAAATCACCTGAAACACATGGATGAGTACCACAAG TATCACAAGGAGGCACGTGACACCCAGGACCTGTTGAAGCGATTGGACATGGACATCAAACAGAAGTACAACCCCGAGTTTAAGGATGTGTACCAGATGGAGGGTCTGATAAGAGAGCTGGAT GATCAAGCCAAGGCCATGGACCACCTTGATGAGCGGGTCAAGTCTCTGCAGAAACGGGGTGTGCAAGTTTTACCTCTCAAGTACAGACGGGAAACTCCTCAAAAGATTCTCCCCGTTGAGTCTTTATGCGATTTTGACTCAGATGAG GGGCAAATTGTGCGTGGGAACAGATACACTCTGCTCCGCAACAATGGAACCAAGTGGGATGTGAAGGATGCAGCAGGACAAAAAATATCTGCTCCAGCAATCTGTTTCATTATCCCCCCCACAGACACTGAGGCAGTGGCCATCGCTGACAG CTTGGCTGGACAGCAAAATTCACTTAAGCAGAAGATGGGAGACAGCAAAGCAGCATTGTTGAAACGCTTTGATGAACTGAAAAAATCCAGTGGTGGTGCAG ACAAGCAGGAGCAACAGTGCCGCCAGATGATGGCTGGACTAGATAAGGTTGCCAGTGACCTGGACAAACAAGAGAGGGCCATTCAAGCTCGACTGCGCCCACCACTCGAGCTGAAGAAGCCACTGCAGGATAGTGGGGACCGACTGCAGGATTTGAGG GATATTGACATTGCAGTCCATAGAATTGAACCAGAAAAGACCTCCAGAGTGCAAGAAGCAAAGAACTTCTTGGTCTCCAACCCGACATGTCCCAGCGCTCCTCACCTTCACAGCAAAGCAGATGAAGTCAACAAGAAGTACAACTACCTAGAACAGCTTCTTCAGTGCTCTCAGGAAAA AATGAAGAATTCCAACCAGCTCGAGGCTTCACTTCAAAATGGAAATGCTTTACTGTCCAACTATGAGAACAGGCTGGCCAGGGAGGATGTGGCACCCTCTGACATCTCCTCATTGGAGAAAATTCAACGCGAACTTGGA GATATTGGCTCAGACCTAAGGTCCAAGAGGGCAGTGATCAACGAGACTGAGCAGAACCTACGttcagccaaaaacagcgtggACCAAATGGCAATAAAATTCCAAGAGCATTGCCCTGACATTGAGAGGCAGGAATCCGATGTGCAGAAGTTAAACAAGCGCTTCAACATCCTGAACAATCAGCTTGATACCAG GTCCCAAAGTTTGCAGAGGGCTAAGATGTCCTACGGTAATTATCGCAATGATTATAACAACATGAACAACTGGCTTTCTCGTATCCCAAACTATGAGCCATCTGAGACTGATGACATAAAGCAACTGGAAACCAAACTGAAAAATCAGAGG AACTTGCTCTCTGATATTGCAAGAAAGGAATCCGACATGAACAATCTTTCAAAAAATGGTAGACTTTACCAACAAGCTATCAAA GACTATGAGAGTGAAACAGAGAAGTTCAGATCCATACTAGACCTTGATGATGGACTTGTACCTCAGACGTACAAGCGGAGCCGAATGGAATCACCTGCACTGGCAGTCAAAGCAGAG GAAGCTGCTATTGAGGCCAAATATACCGAGGTGAATGCTCTGAACAAGCAAAGACTACAAAATCTTGAGTTCACCCATAGCCTCCTCAACCAG CAACCAGATATCCCTATGATCCAGTCTACAAATGTCCAATCAGTCAACGCTGCTGCCCCAGGAGGGGAGCTTTGGAGAATTAGGAAGCAGTTCCAAGATGAGATTCAGAGGAGAGAGCAGTTAGAGAAAGAAATTGAGCTAATCCAGACTGAAATATATGTCCTAGAAGGACAGAAGCCTCAAGATACTATTGTCAAGAAGGAACTAATCAAAAAAGTTCCAGATCCTCAGCTCGATGAAGAACTGTACAAGGTTCAGCAGAAGCTTTCAGAGGAACGTCGTATTACTCATGGTCTGGAGAATGACCTTGAAGTATTGAAATTGAAGCTGCGTGGTCTTGAGACTGAGGTCAAAGAAGGGGCACAGCAATACATGGTCAAAGAGGTTCTCCGAATTGAAAGAGATCGTGGTCAGGAGGAGGAGATGCGCAAACTTCGGGAAGAGTTGGATGAGCTCAGAAGGCAGAAGCTGATTAAAGACAATGAGTTCATTCAGATACAAAAGCAGGTGACAATCCTGGCTGAAGAGAAGAATAAAGAGCAAGAAGTTATCAAAGAAGAGGAAgtaataaaagtacaaaatgaCCCACAACTTGAAACAGAATATAGAGTTATCTTGAACagaaagcaaaaagaaactgACGGAAGGAAGCAATTGGAGGATGAATTGAAATTCCTTCAAGAGAAGCTCCGTAGGCTGGAGAAAGAGAAATCAATGGCTGAGGAGAAGATTTCCATTAAGGAGGTACTTAAAGTAGAGAAAGATGTTGCTCTGGAGAGGGAGGTAGAAAATCTGAGGAGGCAATATGAAGATGAGAAAACCAAACGGAGGTCATCCCAGCGAGAAAAAAATGACCTCCAAAGGAAAATTGCTAGTCTAGAGGAGGAGAAGTCCAAGGTTGTGATCCAAGAAAAGATGCGGGAAATTGTCCGCCCTGACCCCAAAGCTGAGAATGAGGTCGCCAATCTTCGACTTGAACTAGTTGAACAGCAGAGGCGCTATAAAGATGCAGAACTGCAATTTAGATCCCTACAGGATGAGCTGACCATGCTCaagaaccggggacctcaggtGGAAATCAAGGAGATCATTAAAGAGGTTATCAAGTACAAGACAGATCCACAGACTGAAAGAGAACTTGAGAGACTTCGCAATGAAATTGTTGACAAAACTCACCAGACTGAGAAATCTGAAATGGAGATCCGCCAACTTAATGATGAAATTCAAAGATGGAAAGATATGAAACCTCAAGTGCAGACTAAAGAGGTTGTCAATGAAGTGCTACAGTATAGAGAGGATCCAAAAACTAAAGAGGAGGTTGAAATCCTTAAAAGAAAACTAGCTGATGAACAGTCAAAACGTCTTGACCTTGAGAGAGAAAAATCATCCCAAGAAGAGAAGATCAGACTGAGGAAGATCAACCTCTCTCAGGTCCGTGAGAAATTTGTTCAACAGGAAGTTGTCAAGATGGAAGAAGATGCCCTACTTCGATCAGAGTGTGAAACCTTCGTACAAAACATTAACAATGAGCAAAGACAGAAGGATACTCTGAAAGCAGAACTCTATCAACTGCAGAGACTGAAGGCCGACTTGGACATGCAGCTCGAAGAACTTGAGCGTGAACGTAGGGCAAGACGTGAAGCTGAATTGGAGATCCAGAGGCTTCGGGTCAGACTTACTGAACTGGAGATGCGAGACAAAGAGAATCGTGAAAAGGTGACTGTCAAACAAAAGGTAGTCCTGCAGCAGGATCCTCAACAAGAGAAGGAACACTCTATTCTCAAACTTCAGCTTGATGAAGAGAGGCATAAGCGTGTCTTGCTTGAAAAAGAACTGAATGCGCTGATACAGCAGCAGGTCACCTTGGAGAAGATGGATGTGAAAGAAAGAATTGTTCGCACTGAGAAGGTCCAGGTGGAGAAGGATCCTGAGGCTGAGCTTGAAATTGAGAACCTAAAGAGGACTCTGGAAGAGGAGAAGAGGAGAAAGAGAGACCTCGACCAAGAGTTGGTGACTGTCACTTCCAGGCTTTCTGAGATGGAGTTTTCCAACACCAAGTCAAGTAAAGAGCTTGATTACATCCGAGAAGAGAGTAATCGCTTGCAGCATGAAAACCAAAGACTGCAGAATGAAATTCGCAAGCTTCGATCTGAGATTGAGATCACAAGCAAAGAGACACAGCTTATCACTGAGTCTGCACCAAGAGAGGATGGAAAGAACCTGGAGTTGAGACTTGACTCTTTGCAGAGAGAACTTGCAGAGCTGAGAGGCATTACcataaaaaaggatgaagagaTTGAGAGGCTACAAAAGAATCTCTCAGCTGTTAGAATGAAGAGAGAACAGAGAGAGAGCCATCTGCGAAGATCTATAGTTGTAATTGACCCAGACACAGGGAAAGAAATGCGACCCGAGGAGGCCTTTAAATTGGGGTTGATTGACTGGAAGATGTTTGTCAATTTGCAAAGCCAGGAGTGTGACTGGGAGGAGATCACAGTCAAGGGCCCCAAGGGAGAATCATCTGTTCTCCATGATCGGAAATCAGGGAAAAAATTCTCAATTGATGATGCTTTGAGTCTCGGGCATATAACAAATCATCAGCTTCAGCAGTACATGAACAAACAATTAACCATCCAGGAGTTTGGTGCATTGGTGTCAGGAAAGAGCAAGTAA